Proteins from a single region of Engystomops pustulosus chromosome 5, aEngPut4.maternal, whole genome shotgun sequence:
- the UBA5 gene encoding ubiquitin-like modifier-activating enzyme 5 isoform X1, which translates to MAADRLVEELRARVRDLEEELNRVRSRHDTRRAKIEKMSAEVVDSNPYSRLMALKRMGIVEDYEKIRTYTVAVVGVGGVGSVTAEMLTRCGIGKLLLFDYDKVELANMNRLFFQPHQAGLSKVEAAEHTLREINPDVQFEVHNYNITTIDNFQHFMDRISKGGLKGEPVDLVLSCVDNFEARMAINTACNELGQIWMESGVSENAVSGHIQLIKPGETACFACAPPLVVAANIDEKTLKREGVCAASLPTTMGVVAGILVQNVLKYLLHFGTVSYYLGYNAMQDFFPTMSMKPNPSCDDKYCRQQQDAYKLRSASEPKAEVVVEEESPVVHDDNEWGIELVSEVSEEELKEASGPVPELPEGITVAYTIPITKPTSGATVEETEQSLEDLMAQMKNM; encoded by the exons ATGGCTGCTGACAGGCTGGTGGAGGAGCTGCGGGCCAGGGTTAGGGACCTAGAAGAAGAGCTGAACAGGGTGAGGAGCAGACATGACACCCGCCGAGCTAAGATTGAGAAGATGAGTGCAGAGGTGGTGGACTCCAACCCCTACAG ccGTTTAATGGCATTGAAGCGAATGGGAATTGTTGAAGATTACGAG AAAATCCGTACATACACTGTGGCAGTAGTGGGAGTCGGTGGTGTTGGCAGCGTAACTGCAGAAATGCTAACAAGATGTGGAATTGGTAAG CTCTTGCTGTTTGACTATGATAAGGTGGAGCTGGCTAATATGAACAGACTCTTCTTCCAGCCACACCAGGCTGGACTCAGCAAAGTGGAGGCAGCGGAGCACACCCTGAG gGAAATAAACCCTGACGTCCAGTTTGAGGTCCATAACTATAACATCACAACTATAGACAATTTCCAACACTTCATGGATAGAATAAG CAAAGGTGGACTAAAAGGAGAGCCAGTAGACCTTGTGCTGAGCTGTGTCGACAACTTTGAAGCTCGCATGGCAATTAATACC GCTTGTAATGAACTTGGGCAGATCTGGATGGAGTCGGGAGTCAGCGAAAATGCAGTCTCGGGACACATTCAGCTTATTAAACCTGGGGAAACGGCCTGCTTTGcg TGTGCTCCACCTCTAGTGGTTGCTGCAAACATTGATGAAAAGACCTTGAAGAGGGAAGGCGTCTGTGCTGCCAGTCTCCCCACCACGATGGGAGTCGTAGCGGGAATCCTTGTACAGAACGTGCTCAA GTATCTGTTACATTTCGGCACAGTCAGTTACTACCTTGGATACAATGCAATGCAAGATTTCTTCCCTACTATGTCAATGAAGCCCAACCCATCCTGTGATGATAAATACTGCAGACAGCAACAGGATGCATACAAG CTCAGATCGGCTTCAGAACCAAAGGCTGAGGTGGTAGTTGAAGAAGAATCTCCAGTTGTACATGATGACAATGAATGGG GCATTGAGCTGGTATCGGAGGTTTCTGAAGAAGAGCTAAAAGAAGCTTCTGGACCGGTCCCTGAGCTGCCGGAAGGAATCACTGTGGCTTATACAATCCCTATAACA AAACCCACATCAGGCGCCACAGTAGAAGAGACAGAGCAAAGTCTGGAGGATCTGATGGCACAAATGAAGAACATGTAG
- the UBA5 gene encoding ubiquitin-like modifier-activating enzyme 5 isoform X3: MNRLFFQPHQAGLSKVEAAEHTLREINPDVQFEVHNYNITTIDNFQHFMDRISKGGLKGEPVDLVLSCVDNFEARMAINTACNELGQIWMESGVSENAVSGHIQLIKPGETACFACAPPLVVAANIDEKTLKREGVCAASLPTTMGVVAGILVQNVLKYLLHFGTVSYYLGYNAMQDFFPTMSMKPNPSCDDKYCRQQQDAYKLRSASEPKAEVVVEEESPVVHDDNEWGIELVSEVSEEELKEASGPVPELPEGITVAYTIPITKPTSGATVEETEQSLEDLMAQMKNM; this comes from the exons ATGAACAGACTCTTCTTCCAGCCACACCAGGCTGGACTCAGCAAAGTGGAGGCAGCGGAGCACACCCTGAG gGAAATAAACCCTGACGTCCAGTTTGAGGTCCATAACTATAACATCACAACTATAGACAATTTCCAACACTTCATGGATAGAATAAG CAAAGGTGGACTAAAAGGAGAGCCAGTAGACCTTGTGCTGAGCTGTGTCGACAACTTTGAAGCTCGCATGGCAATTAATACC GCTTGTAATGAACTTGGGCAGATCTGGATGGAGTCGGGAGTCAGCGAAAATGCAGTCTCGGGACACATTCAGCTTATTAAACCTGGGGAAACGGCCTGCTTTGcg TGTGCTCCACCTCTAGTGGTTGCTGCAAACATTGATGAAAAGACCTTGAAGAGGGAAGGCGTCTGTGCTGCCAGTCTCCCCACCACGATGGGAGTCGTAGCGGGAATCCTTGTACAGAACGTGCTCAA GTATCTGTTACATTTCGGCACAGTCAGTTACTACCTTGGATACAATGCAATGCAAGATTTCTTCCCTACTATGTCAATGAAGCCCAACCCATCCTGTGATGATAAATACTGCAGACAGCAACAGGATGCATACAAG CTCAGATCGGCTTCAGAACCAAAGGCTGAGGTGGTAGTTGAAGAAGAATCTCCAGTTGTACATGATGACAATGAATGGG GCATTGAGCTGGTATCGGAGGTTTCTGAAGAAGAGCTAAAAGAAGCTTCTGGACCGGTCCCTGAGCTGCCGGAAGGAATCACTGTGGCTTATACAATCCCTATAACA AAACCCACATCAGGCGCCACAGTAGAAGAGACAGAGCAAAGTCTGGAGGATCTGATGGCACAAATGAAGAACATGTAG
- the UBA5 gene encoding ubiquitin-like modifier-activating enzyme 5 isoform X2, with translation MADRWKLLESRLMALKRMGIVEDYEKIRTYTVAVVGVGGVGSVTAEMLTRCGIGKLLLFDYDKVELANMNRLFFQPHQAGLSKVEAAEHTLREINPDVQFEVHNYNITTIDNFQHFMDRISKGGLKGEPVDLVLSCVDNFEARMAINTACNELGQIWMESGVSENAVSGHIQLIKPGETACFACAPPLVVAANIDEKTLKREGVCAASLPTTMGVVAGILVQNVLKYLLHFGTVSYYLGYNAMQDFFPTMSMKPNPSCDDKYCRQQQDAYKLRSASEPKAEVVVEEESPVVHDDNEWGIELVSEVSEEELKEASGPVPELPEGITVAYTIPITKPTSGATVEETEQSLEDLMAQMKNM, from the exons ccGTTTAATGGCATTGAAGCGAATGGGAATTGTTGAAGATTACGAG AAAATCCGTACATACACTGTGGCAGTAGTGGGAGTCGGTGGTGTTGGCAGCGTAACTGCAGAAATGCTAACAAGATGTGGAATTGGTAAG CTCTTGCTGTTTGACTATGATAAGGTGGAGCTGGCTAATATGAACAGACTCTTCTTCCAGCCACACCAGGCTGGACTCAGCAAAGTGGAGGCAGCGGAGCACACCCTGAG gGAAATAAACCCTGACGTCCAGTTTGAGGTCCATAACTATAACATCACAACTATAGACAATTTCCAACACTTCATGGATAGAATAAG CAAAGGTGGACTAAAAGGAGAGCCAGTAGACCTTGTGCTGAGCTGTGTCGACAACTTTGAAGCTCGCATGGCAATTAATACC GCTTGTAATGAACTTGGGCAGATCTGGATGGAGTCGGGAGTCAGCGAAAATGCAGTCTCGGGACACATTCAGCTTATTAAACCTGGGGAAACGGCCTGCTTTGcg TGTGCTCCACCTCTAGTGGTTGCTGCAAACATTGATGAAAAGACCTTGAAGAGGGAAGGCGTCTGTGCTGCCAGTCTCCCCACCACGATGGGAGTCGTAGCGGGAATCCTTGTACAGAACGTGCTCAA GTATCTGTTACATTTCGGCACAGTCAGTTACTACCTTGGATACAATGCAATGCAAGATTTCTTCCCTACTATGTCAATGAAGCCCAACCCATCCTGTGATGATAAATACTGCAGACAGCAACAGGATGCATACAAG CTCAGATCGGCTTCAGAACCAAAGGCTGAGGTGGTAGTTGAAGAAGAATCTCCAGTTGTACATGATGACAATGAATGGG GCATTGAGCTGGTATCGGAGGTTTCTGAAGAAGAGCTAAAAGAAGCTTCTGGACCGGTCCCTGAGCTGCCGGAAGGAATCACTGTGGCTTATACAATCCCTATAACA AAACCCACATCAGGCGCCACAGTAGAAGAGACAGAGCAAAGTCTGGAGGATCTGATGGCACAAATGAAGAACATGTAG